A single genomic interval of Picosynechococcus sp. PCC 7003 harbors:
- a CDS encoding fumarylacetoacetate hydrolase family protein, producing MAQRYVRVQTPQGQVLYGLLKLNREVQVIDAPAWLGGHPTGECLAPDKYQLLAPCAPSKIVAVGHNYAAHAAELQQPIPSEPLLFLKPPSAIVAHQQGIVYPAQCQQLEFEGELALVIGDRTHHCSEEEAHQKIWGYTIANDVTARDLQRQDTQWTRAKGFDTFCPLGPWIVREISPDAKLRTYVTPLGEELPEQPDPAQAASVQDMVFSVAKLVSYISEIMTLLPGDVILTGTPAGVHPVRIGDRLLITIEGIGELENPIIAP from the coding sequence ATGGCGCAACGATATGTTCGGGTTCAAACTCCCCAGGGGCAAGTCTTATACGGATTACTAAAGCTCAACCGTGAAGTGCAGGTGATCGATGCGCCAGCTTGGCTGGGGGGACACCCGACGGGGGAATGTCTGGCGCCGGATAAGTACCAATTATTAGCCCCCTGTGCCCCGTCAAAAATTGTTGCGGTGGGCCATAATTATGCTGCCCATGCGGCAGAACTCCAGCAACCGATCCCCTCAGAACCGTTGTTATTTTTGAAGCCTCCCAGTGCGATTGTGGCCCACCAACAGGGCATTGTGTATCCGGCCCAATGTCAACAGTTGGAGTTCGAGGGGGAATTGGCCCTCGTGATTGGCGATCGCACCCACCATTGTTCTGAAGAAGAGGCCCATCAGAAAATCTGGGGCTATACCATTGCCAATGATGTGACAGCGCGGGATCTCCAACGACAGGACACCCAGTGGACGCGGGCAAAGGGATTTGATACGTTCTGTCCCCTCGGCCCTTGGATTGTGCGCGAGATTAGTCCTGATGCCAAATTGCGTACCTATGTGACTCCCCTGGGGGAAGAACTCCCTGAACAACCAGACCCCGCCCAGGCCGCCTCTGTCCAGGATATGGTTTTTTCCGTTGCCAAATTGGTGAGCTACATCTCCGAAATTATGACCCTTTTGCCCGGCGACGTGATTTTGACGGGGACTCCCGCCGGAGTTCACCCGGTTCGCATTGGTGATCGCCTTTTGATCACCATCGAAGGGATTGGCGAGCTCGAAAATCCCATCATCGCCCCCTAA
- a CDS encoding peptide ABC transporter substrate-binding protein, whose amino-acid sequence MPIAKHFLTRTCSVACLLLVGCGTANNMAPPNSSEPTLLRLLYWQGPTILNPHLSTGFKDWEASRITLEPLATFDPDSELVPVLAAEIPSLENGGLSADGRSVTWKLKPDLRWSDGEPFTAADVVFTYEFITNPAAGATNAGVFQGVETVEAIDETTVKVTFKDVTPAWFGVFVGAEGMILPRHKFVDYQGEQARTAPANLLPVGTGPYRVVEFKPGDVVVYEKNPHYRDVEQLGFERLELKGGGDATAAARAVLQTGEADFAYNLQVETKVLTELSAGGQGQVLANFGSLSERLVLNFTDPNQETPSGERSSLAFPHPFLTDRRVREAIATAIDRETIAQELYGVTGKPTSNFVVNPPELVSPNTSYSFNPEQAKALLDEAGWVDTNADGTRDKDGVEMRLLFQTSVNPLRQKTQAIIKQNLAEIGMAVELKSIDASIYFSGDPANVDTTERFTADLQMFTTGNTNPDPLPYFKRYTCAEIPTQANNWTGDNYARYCNPDYDELWAATTQALDPAQRQASLIRLNDLLIQEIAVIPLIHRAETAGIGDRLTGVTLTPWDMNTWNIAAWRKEV is encoded by the coding sequence ATGCCCATCGCGAAACATTTTTTGACCCGTACCTGTTCCGTCGCCTGTCTTCTCCTTGTGGGTTGTGGTACGGCGAATAACATGGCGCCGCCGAATTCCAGCGAACCGACGTTGCTCCGACTGCTGTACTGGCAAGGGCCGACCATTTTAAATCCCCATCTTTCTACGGGTTTTAAGGACTGGGAAGCCAGCCGAATTACCCTCGAACCCCTCGCAACGTTTGATCCCGATAGCGAGTTAGTACCTGTGTTGGCGGCAGAAATTCCCAGCCTCGAAAATGGGGGTCTCAGTGCCGATGGGCGATCCGTGACCTGGAAACTTAAACCGGATTTGCGCTGGTCTGATGGTGAGCCGTTTACGGCGGCGGATGTAGTTTTCACCTACGAGTTCATTACGAACCCAGCGGCGGGGGCAACCAATGCGGGGGTCTTTCAGGGGGTAGAAACCGTAGAAGCCATTGACGAGACGACGGTTAAGGTTACTTTTAAGGATGTGACCCCTGCTTGGTTTGGGGTTTTTGTTGGGGCTGAAGGAATGATTTTACCCCGTCATAAATTTGTGGATTACCAGGGGGAACAGGCACGAACTGCTCCGGCCAATCTGTTGCCTGTAGGCACGGGGCCATACCGGGTGGTGGAATTCAAACCGGGGGATGTGGTGGTTTACGAAAAGAACCCCCATTATCGAGATGTCGAGCAATTAGGCTTTGAGCGACTGGAGCTGAAAGGGGGTGGGGATGCCACCGCTGCGGCGCGGGCTGTCCTCCAAACGGGGGAAGCAGATTTCGCCTACAATCTCCAGGTGGAAACTAAGGTTTTGACGGAACTGAGTGCGGGGGGACAGGGGCAAGTTTTAGCCAACTTTGGGTCTTTAAGTGAACGGCTGGTCTTAAACTTCACCGACCCAAATCAGGAAACACCCAGCGGCGAACGGTCGAGTTTGGCCTTTCCCCATCCTTTCTTAACGGATCGACGGGTGCGGGAGGCGATCGCCACGGCCATTGACCGCGAGACCATTGCCCAAGAGCTGTATGGTGTCACCGGGAAACCCACCAGTAATTTTGTGGTGAATCCCCCTGAGTTGGTCTCACCTAATACCAGCTATAGCTTCAACCCAGAACAGGCCAAGGCACTCCTAGACGAAGCGGGCTGGGTCGATACCAATGCAGATGGTACCCGTGATAAAGATGGCGTAGAAATGCGGTTGCTCTTCCAGACGTCTGTGAATCCGCTCCGTCAGAAAACCCAAGCAATTATTAAACAAAATTTGGCCGAAATTGGGATGGCCGTTGAACTAAAAAGCATTGACGCCAGTATTTACTTTTCCGGCGATCCGGCCAATGTGGATACCACGGAACGCTTTACGGCAGATTTGCAGATGTTTACGACGGGTAATACCAATCCCGATCCTTTACCCTATTTCAAACGCTACACCTGCGCTGAAATTCCGACCCAGGCGAACAACTGGACGGGGGATAACTATGCCCGTTATTGCAACCCCGATTATGACGAACTTTGGGCCGCGACCACCCAAGCCCTCGATCCAGCACAGCGGCAAGCTTCTTTGATTCGCCTGAATGATTTACTGATTCAAGAGATTGCGGTCATTCCCCTCATTCACCGGGCAGAAACCGCCGGGATTGGCGATCGCCTCACTGGGGTCACCCTTACGCCCTGGGATATGAACACGTGGAATATTGCCGCCTGGCGCAAGGAAGTCTAG
- the pheT gene encoding phenylalanine--tRNA ligase subunit beta, which yields MRISLNWLKEFVEITLSPEELAKTLTIAGFEVEEIEDRRRLADGVVVGKVVSREPHPDADKLSVCQVDIGADELSTIVCGAKNVRADIFVPVATLGTYLPTIDLKLKPTKLRGVKSSGMICSLSELGLEKDSEGIHIFKQSDLKPGMDVRPLLGLDDVVLDLTATANRADALSMVGVAREVAALTGVDVKLPEIPAMGAAPETLTITVADPVACPAYLGTVIEGVKTAPSPDWLKFRLQAAGTRPINNVVDITNYVLLEWGQPLHAFDRERLIQVAGSETVALGVRFAKTGEVLTTLDGQERKLVEKNLVITANDVPVALAGVMGGESTEVHSGTQNIVLEAALFEPVTIRRSSRAVGLRSESSTRYERGVNQVELDRAAQRAIALLQELTGGTVVQRGLTDTRPDSNARPKIPLRLQRLHEVLGHVHKNGQIFDVPLADVERILADLGCTLESTGEGVWEVAVPPYRYRDLEREIDLIEEVARLYGYDNFCDTLPSQSAAGFLSPAEKVNRQLRSSFRAIGLTEVVHYSLVKPELADIKLSNPLFVEYSALRKELLTGLIEAFAYNQSQGNGALNAFELGRVFWLDDNENYAEVDYLAGILGGNLNPDGSWAVGGKGQPMSWYEAKGFLDAAFRQLGLEVSYRADTSNEKLHPGRTASLWLQGRQLGIFGQLHPQLRQEKDLIDAVYVFELKLELLQTVLSRPSQQVPIFKAFSTYPAVTRDLAFFAPLETSVADLEQAMQKTAKKLLAGVELFDEYRGEHAPEGQRSLAFSLQYRATDKTLTDEEIDPVHQKVRDALVKQFAVTLRS from the coding sequence ATGCGGATTTCCCTGAATTGGTTAAAAGAGTTTGTTGAGATCACCCTGTCGCCAGAAGAATTGGCCAAAACCCTAACCATTGCTGGGTTTGAAGTAGAAGAAATCGAAGATCGCCGCCGCCTAGCCGATGGTGTCGTTGTCGGTAAAGTTGTAAGCCGTGAACCCCATCCCGACGCCGACAAACTCAGTGTCTGTCAAGTCGATATTGGTGCAGACGAACTTTCAACCATTGTCTGTGGGGCAAAAAATGTCCGGGCCGATATCTTTGTGCCCGTCGCCACCCTAGGCACCTATTTACCCACCATTGACCTCAAACTAAAACCCACCAAACTCCGGGGCGTCAAATCCTCCGGGATGATCTGCTCCCTCTCCGAATTGGGCTTAGAAAAAGACTCTGAAGGCATTCACATTTTTAAACAATCAGACCTAAAACCGGGGATGGATGTGCGCCCCCTCCTGGGTTTAGATGATGTGGTTTTAGATTTAACCGCCACCGCAAACCGTGCCGATGCCCTGAGCATGGTCGGGGTGGCGCGGGAAGTAGCGGCCCTCACTGGGGTAGATGTCAAACTCCCAGAAATTCCGGCCATGGGTGCCGCCCCAGAGACATTGACCATCACCGTGGCTGATCCTGTCGCCTGTCCGGCTTATCTCGGTACGGTAATCGAAGGTGTGAAGACGGCCCCCTCCCCCGATTGGCTAAAATTCCGGCTCCAAGCGGCTGGCACTCGCCCGATTAATAATGTTGTTGATATCACCAACTATGTGCTCCTTGAATGGGGGCAGCCCCTCCATGCCTTTGACCGGGAACGCCTCATCCAGGTGGCGGGATCTGAAACCGTTGCCCTTGGGGTGCGGTTTGCAAAAACAGGAGAAGTTTTGACGACCCTTGATGGTCAAGAGCGCAAGTTAGTTGAGAAAAATTTGGTGATCACCGCCAATGATGTCCCTGTCGCTTTAGCTGGGGTAATGGGGGGTGAAAGTACCGAAGTGCATAGTGGCACCCAGAACATTGTTTTAGAAGCAGCTCTCTTTGAACCAGTTACTATTCGGCGGTCTTCCCGGGCCGTGGGTCTGCGGAGTGAATCTTCGACTCGCTATGAACGGGGTGTCAACCAAGTGGAATTAGACCGGGCGGCCCAACGGGCGATCGCCCTCCTCCAAGAACTCACCGGGGGGACTGTGGTGCAGCGTGGCCTCACTGACACCCGGCCCGATTCCAACGCCCGACCCAAAATCCCGCTGCGTTTACAACGACTCCACGAAGTCCTCGGTCATGTCCACAAGAACGGCCAAATTTTTGACGTGCCCCTCGCCGATGTGGAACGCATTTTAGCTGACCTCGGTTGTACCCTCGAATCCACAGGGGAAGGGGTCTGGGAAGTGGCTGTGCCCCCCTACCGTTATCGCGATTTAGAGCGCGAAATTGATCTCATCGAAGAAGTAGCCCGCCTCTATGGCTATGACAATTTTTGTGATACTTTGCCGAGTCAATCCGCCGCTGGTTTCTTGTCCCCCGCCGAAAAAGTCAATCGTCAATTGCGGAGCAGCTTCCGGGCGATTGGCCTGACCGAAGTGGTTCATTACTCCCTGGTTAAGCCAGAACTTGCTGACATTAAACTTAGCAATCCTCTGTTTGTGGAATATTCTGCCCTCCGAAAAGAACTGCTCACAGGGTTAATTGAAGCCTTTGCTTACAACCAATCTCAAGGCAATGGCGCCCTCAACGCCTTTGAACTGGGCCGCGTTTTTTGGCTAGACGACAACGAAAACTATGCTGAAGTCGATTATCTAGCGGGAATTCTGGGGGGCAATCTCAATCCCGATGGTAGCTGGGCCGTCGGTGGTAAAGGTCAGCCGATGTCTTGGTATGAAGCCAAGGGATTCCTCGATGCAGCCTTTCGACAACTGGGCTTAGAGGTCAGCTATCGGGCGGATACGAGCAACGAAAAATTGCATCCTGGACGGACAGCTTCTCTCTGGCTTCAGGGGCGTCAACTGGGGATTTTCGGACAACTGCACCCCCAACTACGCCAGGAAAAAGATTTGATCGATGCGGTGTATGTATTTGAACTTAAACTCGAGCTGCTACAAACGGTACTGAGTCGTCCGTCCCAACAGGTGCCTATTTTCAAAGCCTTTTCCACTTACCCCGCAGTCACCCGTGACTTGGCTTTCTTTGCGCCCCTCGAAACGTCCGTGGCCGACCTAGAGCAGGCCATGCAAAAAACAGCGAAAAAACTGTTAGCTGGGGTGGAACTCTTTGATGAATATCGCGGTGAGCACGCCCCTGAAGGTCAGCGCAGTTTGGCTTTTAGCCTGCAATATCGGGCCACGGATAAAACCCTAACGGACGAAGAGATTGATCCAGTGCACCAAAAGGTGCGGGATGCCCTGGTCAAACAGTTTGCGGTAACCCTCAGAAGCTAA
- a CDS encoding serine/threonine-protein kinase, which translates to MSYCINPKCSNPKNPLKARVCGTCGSSLILRQRYKSLKSLGHGGFGATFLAVDLNLPGKPSCVIKQLRLASNVPHLFQMARELFEREAETLGRIGNHPQVPRLLDYFEDNNHFYLVQEYVKGNNLQQEVKKNGPFSEAGARQFLSEVLPVIQYIHSQQVIHRDIKPANLIRRDQDKKLVLIDFGAVKNQINVEAIASTSEQTALTSFAVGTPGYAPPEQMAMRPVYASDIYAVGITCLYLLTGKPPKELDYDSKTGELLWESYVNISNSLASVLHKMLESSVKHRYQSAQDVLDALDMEPYMESLAQGMADLSGADSFTGTTGGQVSPTALTDDEDELTGGPSTLANSRLAMAIRARRDRQKKPYGTPSQTNTYHSSASAQRINRLAAGRNKPRSTMGKTMRVEPNKANMANPMETKLTAQDMLSAYGQGRRNFAQLRLPGLSLPRMNLSGCIFHQAQMIQANFQGANLSRADFGKANLRQANLRSANLEQAYLSYTNLSQADLRGANLEQAYLNYALLDGANLCGANLRNAKITEQQLKKAKTNWATIMPNGKRGLF; encoded by the coding sequence ATGAGCTACTGTATCAATCCCAAATGTTCCAACCCCAAAAATCCCCTCAAGGCCCGAGTCTGCGGAACCTGTGGCAGTAGCCTAATCCTGCGTCAACGCTATAAGTCCCTCAAGAGTCTAGGCCATGGTGGTTTTGGCGCCACCTTCCTCGCGGTAGATCTGAACCTCCCCGGCAAACCATCCTGCGTGATCAAGCAACTACGTCTTGCGAGCAATGTGCCCCACCTGTTCCAGATGGCCCGCGAACTTTTTGAACGAGAGGCCGAGACCCTCGGTCGCATCGGTAATCATCCTCAAGTGCCCCGCCTCCTGGATTACTTTGAAGACAACAATCATTTTTACCTTGTCCAGGAATATGTCAAAGGCAATAACCTGCAACAGGAAGTGAAAAAAAATGGGCCCTTTAGCGAAGCCGGCGCGCGGCAGTTCCTCAGTGAAGTTTTGCCGGTTATCCAATATATTCACTCCCAACAAGTCATCCACCGGGATATCAAGCCCGCAAACCTTATTCGCCGCGACCAAGATAAAAAATTAGTCTTGATCGATTTTGGTGCGGTGAAAAATCAAATTAACGTCGAGGCGATCGCCTCAACATCAGAACAAACGGCCCTCACCTCCTTCGCCGTTGGCACCCCAGGCTACGCTCCCCCAGAGCAAATGGCTATGCGCCCCGTCTATGCCAGTGACATTTATGCGGTGGGGATCACCTGTCTTTATCTGCTCACCGGGAAACCCCCCAAGGAACTCGACTACGACTCAAAAACGGGGGAACTGCTGTGGGAGTCCTACGTCAATATCAGCAATAGCCTCGCTAGCGTTCTCCACAAAATGCTAGAGAGTTCCGTTAAACATCGCTATCAATCTGCCCAGGATGTGCTCGATGCCCTCGACATGGAACCCTACATGGAAAGCTTGGCCCAGGGCATGGCGGATTTGAGTGGTGCAGACTCCTTTACGGGCACCACAGGGGGACAAGTCTCCCCCACCGCCTTAACAGATGACGAGGATGAACTAACGGGGGGGCCTTCAACCCTGGCCAATTCTCGGTTAGCCATGGCCATCCGCGCCAGACGTGATCGCCAAAAAAAACCCTATGGCACTCCTTCCCAGACAAACACCTATCACTCCTCTGCCTCTGCCCAACGGATTAATCGATTGGCCGCAGGACGTAACAAACCCCGTTCGACCATGGGCAAAACCATGCGGGTCGAGCCGAACAAAGCCAATATGGCCAATCCGATGGAGACTAAGTTAACGGCCCAGGATATGTTGAGTGCCTATGGCCAAGGTCGCCGGAATTTTGCGCAATTACGACTGCCGGGTCTCAGCCTACCGCGTATGAATTTATCCGGGTGTATTTTCCACCAAGCCCAAATGATTCAAGCTAATTTTCAGGGGGCAAATCTCAGCCGGGCTGATTTTGGTAAAGCTAACTTACGCCAAGCGAATCTCCGGTCTGCCAATCTCGAACAGGCTTACCTGAGCTATACCAACCTTAGTCAAGCCGATCTGCGGGGGGCCAACCTAGAACAGGCCTATTTAAACTATGCTCTGCTAGACGGAGCTAACCTCTGTGGTGCGAATCTGCGCAATGCCAAAATCACAGAACAACAGCTCAAAAAAGCCAAAACGAACTGGGCTACCATCATGCCGAATGGGAAGCGGGGCCTATTTTAG
- a CDS encoding NAD-dependent malic enzyme: MVALTPNPSYSVTIQLRIPNRAGTLANVTQAIANVGGSLGNIELVERDLKFLIRNITVDASSEKHAGDIVEAVKAVPEIEILKVLDRTFAIHQGGKITVESRIPLTVQSDLAMAYTPGVGRVCKAIAEKPEQVYDLTVKSNMVAIVTDGSAVLGLGNLGPEAAMPVMEGKAMLFKEFAGVNAFPICLATQDVDEIVRTVKYLAPVFGGVNLEDIAAPRCFEIEQRLKAETDIPIFHDDQHGTAIVSLAALFNALKLVKKDLQAVKIVINGAGAAGVAIAKLLRQAGATDIWMCDSKGIISSQRENLTPEKQEFAVAAAGTLADAMKNADIFLGVSAPGVVTPDMVVSMAKDPIVFAMANPIPEIQPELIMDKVAVVATGRSDYPNQINNVLAFPGVFRGALDCRASSITTNMCLQAAQAIASLVSPAQLDREHIIPSVFDQRVAAAVSAAVGQAARQDGVARR; the protein is encoded by the coding sequence ATGGTTGCCCTCACCCCGAACCCCAGTTACAGTGTCACGATCCAGCTACGCATTCCCAACCGGGCGGGCACTTTGGCCAATGTGACCCAGGCGATCGCCAATGTGGGGGGCAGCCTCGGCAATATTGAATTGGTAGAACGGGATCTGAAGTTTTTAATCCGCAACATCACCGTGGATGCCTCCAGTGAAAAGCACGCTGGGGACATCGTTGAAGCGGTGAAAGCGGTGCCAGAGATTGAAATCCTGAAGGTTTTAGACCGCACCTTTGCGATCCACCAGGGGGGCAAGATCACCGTTGAAAGCCGTATTCCCCTGACGGTGCAGTCGGATCTGGCCATGGCCTATACGCCGGGGGTGGGTCGTGTGTGTAAGGCGATCGCCGAAAAACCGGAACAGGTCTATGACTTGACCGTGAAAAGCAATATGGTGGCGATCGTCACCGATGGCAGCGCTGTTTTGGGGTTGGGAAATTTGGGGCCAGAGGCAGCAATGCCCGTAATGGAAGGGAAAGCAATGCTCTTTAAGGAGTTTGCTGGGGTGAATGCGTTTCCCATCTGCCTCGCGACCCAGGATGTTGATGAAATTGTCCGCACGGTGAAATATCTCGCCCCGGTATTTGGCGGCGTGAATTTAGAAGATATTGCCGCGCCCCGCTGTTTTGAAATTGAACAACGGCTGAAGGCAGAAACCGATATTCCCATCTTCCACGATGATCAGCACGGCACAGCGATCGTTTCCCTGGCGGCGCTGTTTAATGCTCTGAAGTTAGTTAAAAAAGATCTCCAAGCCGTGAAGATTGTGATCAATGGGGCGGGGGCTGCGGGGGTGGCGATCGCCAAATTGCTCCGCCAAGCGGGGGCAACGGATATTTGGATGTGTGACTCTAAGGGGATTATTTCCAGCCAGCGGGAAAATCTCACCCCCGAAAAACAGGAATTTGCCGTTGCCGCTGCTGGCACCCTCGCCGATGCGATGAAAAACGCGGATATTTTCCTTGGGGTGAGTGCGCCCGGTGTGGTGACCCCTGACATGGTGGTTTCTATGGCGAAAGACCCAATCGTCTTTGCGATGGCCAACCCGATCCCAGAAATTCAACCAGAACTGATCATGGATAAAGTCGCGGTGGTGGCCACTGGCCGGAGCGATTACCCGAACCAGATCAATAATGTCCTCGCCTTTCCGGGGGTATTCCGGGGCGCCCTCGATTGTCGTGCCTCCAGCATCACCACCAATATGTGCCTCCAAGCAGCCCAGGCGATCGCCTCTTTGGTCAGTCCTGCCCAACTAGATCGAGAACATATTATTCCCTCAGTTTTCGATCAACGGGTCGCTGCCGCCGTTTCCGCCGCTGTGGGTCAAGCTGCCCGCCAAGATGGTGTCGCCCGCCGCTAA
- a CDS encoding Uma2 family endonuclease produces MVALTSDQYLSPEKYLEFEKHSEIKHEYIDGEIYAMAGASNVHNKINTNLLVALSLKLRGSSCQPYSSDMKVRVQGGRRFFYPDLLVSCNPEIDDLTAYAMDHPRLIIEILSESTEGFDRGDKFKFYRTISSLQEYILVSTTHYSVDCFRRSEGKLWILESYQGRDAILKLQSLDLEIPLAEIYATVNLPETDPEFTPEPDLPDA; encoded by the coding sequence ATGGTCGCCCTCACCTCAGATCAGTACCTCAGTCCCGAAAAATATTTAGAGTTTGAAAAACATAGCGAGATCAAACATGAGTACATCGATGGAGAAATCTATGCGATGGCCGGTGCGAGCAATGTCCACAACAAAATCAACACTAACCTTTTGGTTGCTCTCAGCCTTAAACTCCGGGGTTCTAGTTGCCAACCCTATAGCAGTGATATGAAAGTGCGAGTTCAGGGGGGACGGCGCTTTTTTTACCCTGATTTGCTCGTGAGCTGCAATCCAGAAATCGACGACTTGACAGCCTATGCGATGGATCACCCACGGTTAATCATTGAGATTCTCTCCGAATCGACAGAAGGCTTTGACCGGGGCGATAAGTTTAAGTTTTACCGCACGATCTCCAGCTTGCAAGAATACATTTTAGTCAGTACAACTCATTACTCGGTAGACTGCTTTCGGCGTAGCGAAGGGAAGCTCTGGATTTTAGAAAGTTATCAGGGCCGAGACGCAATCCTCAAGCTGCAATCTTTGGACTTGGAAATTCCCCTAGCGGAGATTTACGCCACAGTAAATTTGCCTGAAACTGATCCAGAGTTTACTCCAGAGCCAGATTTGCCCGATGCATAA
- the rpsF gene encoding 30S ribosomal protein S6: MSNNYEMMYILRPDLSEEQVQEVSSKYKTMLQESGASDLQVQVRGKRHLAYPIQNFNDGIYIQVNYKADGSQIKAIERDMRLGEMVIRYLTMKLDAEPVALEADAPPSEPAAPGA, translated from the coding sequence ATGAGCAACAACTACGAAATGATGTACATCCTGCGCCCCGACCTCAGCGAAGAGCAGGTGCAGGAAGTCTCTAGCAAATACAAAACCATGCTTCAAGAATCTGGGGCAAGCGATCTTCAGGTTCAAGTACGGGGCAAGCGCCACCTCGCTTACCCGATCCAGAACTTCAATGATGGGATCTATATCCAGGTGAACTACAAAGCCGATGGCAGCCAAATCAAAGCCATTGAGCGGGATATGCGCTTAGGGGAAATGGTCATTCGCTATCTCACCATGAAGCTGGATGCAGAACCCGTTGCTCTCGAAGCCGATGCACCTCCCTCCGAGCCAGCGGCTCCCGGTGCCTAA
- a CDS encoding sensor histidine kinase KdpD, whose translation MVDFKKLEELNIQQTVAGILQDFNPIFPSTFSSGQTGQWRAAIAALTDLLSRSGGETRGVILSSPSPVFDAPQITRHHHHYVLTPKNLQDIALGHLQLPGAGSHQGLRHHNNQIVEFPILPNDPLAQEQFCLILTEQFNFAMTLSPQGLLFSFETEAIAAIWQILQWRMALTQPFQFQALAQLWPRFAEVVPDYRLVSRFSQLMMRSLTVNLPQADPPLSPEPHHAPEPPTQVQPELELLQALTHEIRTPLTTIRTMTKLLLKKKTQLTQDIVKRIETIEQECNEQIRRMELIFRAAELETSSHHPKQTLQLVPISLEQIFQEGTPRWQKQAQRRNVNLEVTLPQYLPQVVSDPAMLDQMLSGLIETLTRRLPTGAEVQIQVSTAGNQLKLEVQSHGLGQKCLEKAIGQLLIFQPETGSLSLNLDVTKNLFQQLGGKLAIRRRASGEEVFAIFLPLGNSFAMPL comes from the coding sequence GTGGTGGATTTCAAGAAACTAGAAGAACTCAATATTCAGCAAACGGTGGCCGGAATTCTCCAGGACTTTAATCCTATTTTTCCGTCTACTTTTTCTTCTGGACAAACTGGGCAGTGGCGCGCGGCGATCGCCGCTTTGACGGATTTACTATCACGCTCCGGGGGCGAAACCCGTGGTGTCATTTTATCGAGCCCTAGCCCGGTGTTTGATGCACCCCAAATTACTCGCCACCACCATCACTATGTTTTGACGCCAAAAAATCTCCAAGACATCGCCCTAGGTCATCTACAGTTACCAGGGGCTGGTTCCCACCAAGGTCTCCGACACCACAATAATCAAATCGTTGAGTTTCCAATTCTGCCCAATGATCCCCTGGCCCAGGAACAATTTTGCTTAATTTTGACGGAACAGTTCAATTTTGCGATGACCCTGTCTCCCCAGGGATTACTTTTTTCGTTTGAAACAGAGGCGATCGCCGCCATTTGGCAAATTTTGCAGTGGCGCATGGCCCTCACGCAACCGTTCCAATTCCAAGCCCTCGCCCAACTTTGGCCCCGCTTCGCCGAGGTTGTCCCGGACTATCGCCTTGTCTCCCGGTTTAGCCAGTTAATGATGCGATCGCTAACGGTGAATTTGCCCCAGGCAGATCCCCCACTGTCTCCGGAACCCCACCATGCTCCCGAGCCACCCACCCAAGTCCAACCAGAATTGGAATTATTACAAGCCCTCACCCATGAAATTCGCACGCCTCTGACAACGATCCGCACCATGACAAAGTTGTTGTTAAAAAAGAAAACACAACTGACCCAGGATATCGTCAAACGCATCGAAACCATTGAGCAGGAGTGCAATGAGCAGATCCGGCGCATGGAACTTATTTTTCGGGCCGCCGAATTAGAAACCTCCTCACATCACCCCAAGCAAACCCTACAATTAGTACCCATTTCCCTGGAGCAGATTTTCCAGGAGGGAACACCCCGTTGGCAAAAACAAGCCCAACGGCGCAATGTCAATCTAGAAGTCACCTTGCCACAATACCTTCCCCAAGTGGTGAGCGATCCAGCAATGCTTGACCAAATGTTGTCAGGGTTAATTGAGACCCTAACGCGGCGCTTACCCACAGGGGCAGAGGTACAAATCCAAGTCAGCACCGCCGGCAACCAACTCAAGTTAGAAGTCCAGTCCCACGGTCTGGGTCAAAAATGCCTTGAAAAAGCGATTGGTCAGTTGCTCATCTTCCAACCAGAAACGGGTAGCTTGAGCCTGAATTTAGATGTGACAAAAAATCTTTTTCAACAGTTGGGCGGCAAATTGGCGATTCGACGTCGGGCGTCCGGGGAAGAGGTTTTTGCCATTTTTTTACCCCTTGGCAACAGCTTCGCTATGCCCCTTTAG